In one window of Cellulophaga sp. HaHa_2_95 DNA:
- a CDS encoding sulfatase-like hydrolase/transferase, with amino-acid sequence MEIKAFKLKGVVALFLMCFSVPENGYTQNEQPNIVVFLCDDLGYGDLSSYGHPFIETPNIDQLALEGIKLTNFYAAAPVCSPSRVGLLTGRSPNRAGIYDFIIGGNKKRDDNRDMVHLQADEETIPARLKSVGYATCLVGKWHCSSLFNSEEQPKPSHFGFDHWFATHNNAAPSHKNPKNFVRNGEKVGEVEGFSSQIVVDEALQWLDKKEDKKPFFLQVTFHEPHVPVESPQELVNKYLPVAKNENEAQFFANVENVDLAVGRMMDYLEKNHSENTIVIFTSDNGPETLMRYEKAYRSYGSPGALKGMKLWTNEAGFKVPCVIKWLGKPTFTGTSDAVISALDFMPTFCELSGAALPENALDGQSMQSFLQNGRMERDKPLLWSFYNAENDHIIAMRDGDWKIMAQLKNKGNYLPKIFNVYDGNEAFIKESKLTDFILYNLKDDAGETTDITSESGNKYKEMRKKLKREYEELLADSHIWIRD; translated from the coding sequence ATGGAAATAAAGGCTTTTAAATTGAAAGGGGTAGTAGCACTATTTTTAATGTGCTTCAGTGTTCCAGAAAATGGATACACTCAAAACGAACAACCAAATATTGTCGTTTTTTTATGTGATGATTTAGGGTATGGCGATTTATCATCTTACGGTCATCCATTTATTGAAACTCCAAATATTGATCAATTGGCATTAGAAGGCATTAAGCTGACTAATTTTTATGCCGCAGCGCCTGTGTGTTCTCCTTCAAGAGTAGGGCTTTTAACGGGTAGAAGTCCAAATAGAGCAGGGATCTATGATTTTATTATTGGGGGGAATAAAAAAAGAGATGATAATAGAGATATGGTGCACCTGCAAGCAGATGAAGAAACTATTCCAGCCCGACTAAAATCTGTAGGCTATGCCACTTGCTTAGTAGGGAAATGGCATTGTAGCTCTCTTTTCAATTCGGAGGAACAGCCAAAACCTAGTCACTTTGGTTTTGATCATTGGTTTGCTACACACAACAATGCCGCTCCTAGTCATAAGAACCCTAAGAATTTTGTTCGTAATGGAGAAAAAGTAGGAGAGGTAGAAGGTTTCAGTAGCCAGATTGTGGTAGATGAAGCTTTACAATGGCTCGATAAAAAAGAAGATAAGAAACCTTTTTTCTTGCAAGTTACCTTCCATGAACCTCATGTTCCTGTAGAGTCTCCACAAGAATTAGTAAACAAATACCTTCCAGTAGCTAAAAATGAAAATGAAGCTCAGTTTTTTGCTAATGTTGAGAATGTAGATTTGGCCGTTGGCCGAATGATGGACTATTTAGAGAAAAATCATTCAGAAAATACCATTGTAATTTTTACTTCAGATAATGGTCCGGAAACACTTATGCGTTATGAAAAGGCCTATAGGTCTTATGGTTCTCCAGGAGCATTGAAGGGGATGAAACTTTGGACCAATGAAGCAGGATTTAAAGTGCCTTGTGTTATAAAATGGTTGGGCAAACCAACGTTTACAGGAACATCTGATGCAGTGATTTCAGCGCTTGATTTTATGCCTACATTCTGTGAATTATCGGGTGCAGCGCTACCAGAAAATGCATTAGACGGTCAGTCCATGCAATCATTTCTACAAAATGGTAGGATGGAAAGAGATAAACCCTTGTTATGGAGTTTTTACAATGCTGAAAATGATCACATCATAGCCATGAGAGATGGGGATTGGAAAATAATGGCACAGCTAAAAAATAAGGGAAACTATCTGCCTAAAATATTTAATGTCTACGATGGTAATGAAGCTTTTATAAAAGAAAGTAAGCTAACCGATTTTATCCTGTACAATTTAAAAGACGATGCTGGTGAAACAACAGATATAACATCAGAAAGCGGAAATAAATATAAGGAGATGCGTAAAAAGCTAAAAAGAGAATATGAAGAATTACTAGCGGATAGCCATATTTGGATACGAGATTAA
- a CDS encoding DUF1080 domain-containing protein gives MKIKSNQVLVFFLLITLVISCSSAKKTSSSNEGFVDLFNGENWEGWYLKLKNGDDEMAKNVYAIDNGMVHVFKNMPDSLDLGTGENGTHGLFYTNKKYSKYILRFEYKWGTKITNNFDRWQYDAGIYYHVTDDKIWPTGIEYQIRYNHVSSANHTGDFITGGTSLNWFAAKDSSTFLLPKDGGLPTGQRKNKMLQANPNVAFNALNNQWNQCEIIVMGDTYTIHKLNGVIVNMGTDLSVSEGIIGFQSETAEIYYKNIKIKEFDEIIPMENFLD, from the coding sequence ATGAAAATTAAATCCAACCAAGTACTCGTATTTTTTTTGTTAATCACTTTAGTTATTTCTTGTTCAAGCGCTAAAAAAACATCTTCGTCTAATGAAGGATTTGTCGATTTATTTAATGGTGAAAATTGGGAAGGTTGGTACTTAAAGCTGAAAAATGGTGACGATGAAATGGCTAAAAATGTCTATGCCATAGATAATGGAATGGTACATGTTTTTAAAAATATGCCTGATAGTTTAGACTTAGGTACTGGCGAAAATGGGACGCATGGTCTTTTTTATACTAACAAAAAATACAGTAAATATATACTTCGCTTTGAATACAAATGGGGAACTAAAATCACGAATAACTTTGATAGGTGGCAATATGATGCGGGTATTTATTACCATGTAACCGATGATAAAATTTGGCCTACAGGTATAGAGTATCAAATACGATACAATCATGTTTCTAGTGCCAACCATACTGGAGATTTTATTACAGGCGGAACTTCTCTTAACTGGTTTGCTGCAAAAGATAGTTCAACATTTTTATTACCAAAAGATGGAGGGTTACCCACAGGGCAACGTAAAAATAAAATGTTACAAGCAAACCCGAATGTTGCCTTTAATGCTTTGAATAATCAATGGAATCAGTGCGAAATAATTGTAATGGGAGATACGTATACCATTCATAAATTAAACGGTGTTATCGTAAATATGGGAACAGACCTTTCTGTGAGCGAGGGTATTATAGGTTTTCAATCAGAAACAGCAGAGATCTATTATAAGAATATTAAGATCAAAGAATTTGATGAAATTATTCCAATGGAAAATTTTTTAGATTAA
- a CDS encoding SGNH/GDSL hydrolase family protein: MNVSKRIISVAIAFILNVGVGFSQVSDYAKPEWGGYTEGEDGFLLAHVFNWPADGKLIIDRAIKPREARLLSEPDKKIKIKLIEDKLTMLLPEKAPDTQVSVVRIQLVPNEDWANLGRYEKENSELKAPARKENRVVFMGNSITEKWVKFNPDFFDTNNFVGRGISGQTSPQMLLRFKQDVINLSPKAVVIHAGTNDIAQNRGPITLEQIAENIFSMAELAKIHNIKVVLASVLPASSYSWSPSIEPAEKIIVLNNLIKAYAKKHKLVYLDYYTPMVNAEKGLKEDLGRDTVHPNIAGYELMEPLVKEAIEKALKKK; the protein is encoded by the coding sequence ATGAATGTTTCCAAGAGAATAATTAGTGTAGCCATTGCTTTTATTTTAAATGTGGGTGTTGGGTTTTCTCAAGTAAGTGACTACGCTAAACCAGAATGGGGAGGATATACAGAAGGAGAAGACGGATTTTTGTTGGCACATGTTTTTAATTGGCCTGCAGATGGTAAGTTGATTATAGACAGGGCTATTAAACCAAGAGAAGCACGGTTGCTTTCTGAACCAGATAAAAAGATTAAAATAAAATTAATAGAAGATAAATTAACCATGTTATTACCGGAGAAGGCTCCGGATACTCAGGTTTCGGTGGTTAGAATTCAATTAGTGCCTAATGAGGATTGGGCTAATTTAGGCCGATATGAAAAAGAAAATTCAGAGTTGAAAGCACCTGCTAGAAAAGAGAATAGAGTGGTTTTCATGGGGAATTCTATTACCGAAAAGTGGGTAAAATTTAATCCAGATTTTTTTGATACGAATAATTTTGTGGGCAGAGGAATTAGCGGACAGACCTCACCGCAAATGCTTTTAAGGTTTAAGCAAGATGTTATAAATCTAAGCCCTAAGGCAGTAGTGATACATGCAGGAACAAATGATATAGCACAAAATAGAGGGCCCATTACCCTGGAGCAAATAGCTGAAAATATCTTTTCAATGGCAGAATTAGCTAAAATTCACAACATTAAAGTGGTATTAGCATCGGTATTGCCTGCAAGTAGTTATTCTTGGAGTCCTTCCATAGAGCCCGCAGAAAAAATAATAGTACTAAACAATTTAATTAAAGCCTATGCTAAGAAACATAAACTAGTGTATTTAGATTATTACACGCCTATGGTAAATGCAGAAAAAGGCTTAAAAGAAGATTTAGGTAGGGATACTGTTCACCCTAATATTGCAGGTTATGAACTAATGGAACCTTTAGTAAAAGAGGCTATAGAAAAGGCTTTAAAAAAGAAATAA
- a CDS encoding FAD-dependent oxidoreductase: protein MKKASLLFFALLVSFSSFSAANEIPKTYKADVIIYGGTSAAIASAIQLKRMGKSVLVVCPEKHIGGLSSSGLGFTDLGNKRVIGGISKEFYEEVYAYYQNDKAWNWQPKTDYGNIAQGTTAIDDDLKTMWTFEPHVAENIFENFVKENHIEILRDKWLDRESGVKMEKGKIISITMLDGTTYKAKIFIDATYEGDLMAAAGVKYHVGREANSVYKEQWNGVQKEEFHHSHNFGDRKISPYVIPGDPTSGVLPRISTEDPGEQGSGDHRVQAYNYRLCTTNAEGNVVPFEKPENYDPAQYELLRRVFESGRYSMFGGGKIPNMKRDVNNVGPFSSDNIGMNYEYPEASYEKRKEILEEHIAYHKGLLYFWGHDESVPERFRISIKKWGLAKDEFADNGHWPYQIYVREARRMIGEFVMTENEILGKNKVTQSIGMGSYTMDSHNAQRYITKEGYVQNEGDLGIDAEEPYQIHLGTILPKEDECKNLLVPAAVSSSHIAFGSIRMEPVFMILGQSAGTLAGLALEDKKSLHDISYDTLRKALQKDGQVLEFSTPKD from the coding sequence ATGAAAAAAGCAAGCCTATTATTTTTTGCCTTATTAGTTTCTTTTAGCAGTTTTTCAGCAGCTAATGAAATACCTAAAACATACAAGGCAGATGTAATTATTTATGGAGGAACATCAGCGGCGATTGCTTCTGCAATACAATTAAAACGAATGGGGAAGTCGGTCTTAGTCGTATGCCCTGAAAAACATATAGGCGGACTCTCTTCTAGTGGCTTAGGGTTTACAGATCTTGGAAATAAAAGAGTCATCGGTGGTATTTCAAAAGAGTTTTATGAAGAGGTTTATGCGTATTATCAAAATGATAAAGCGTGGAACTGGCAGCCTAAAACGGATTACGGAAACATAGCTCAAGGAACCACGGCTATAGATGATGACTTAAAAACCATGTGGACGTTTGAACCACATGTGGCCGAAAACATTTTTGAAAATTTTGTAAAAGAAAATCACATTGAAATTTTGCGTGACAAATGGCTGGACCGTGAAAGTGGCGTTAAAATGGAAAAAGGTAAAATTATTTCCATAACGATGTTAGATGGGACTACGTATAAAGCTAAAATATTTATTGATGCTACCTATGAAGGAGATCTCATGGCAGCTGCAGGGGTAAAATATCATGTAGGCAGAGAAGCAAACAGTGTCTATAAGGAACAGTGGAATGGCGTGCAAAAAGAAGAATTTCATCACAGTCATAATTTTGGCGATCGTAAAATAAGTCCTTATGTGATACCTGGCGATCCAACAAGTGGCGTACTGCCGAGAATTTCAACGGAAGACCCAGGAGAGCAAGGTTCTGGAGATCATAGAGTACAAGCCTACAATTATAGGTTGTGTACTACCAATGCAGAAGGTAATGTTGTTCCTTTTGAAAAGCCAGAGAATTATGACCCTGCTCAGTATGAATTATTGAGAAGAGTTTTTGAGTCGGGTAGATATTCTATGTTTGGCGGAGGTAAAATACCAAATATGAAGCGAGATGTAAATAATGTAGGTCCGTTTAGTTCAGATAATATAGGAATGAACTATGAATACCCTGAAGCATCTTACGAGAAAAGAAAAGAAATTTTAGAGGAGCATATAGCGTACCACAAAGGCTTACTTTATTTCTGGGGTCATGATGAAAGCGTTCCTGAAAGATTTAGAATAAGTATAAAAAAATGGGGATTAGCAAAAGATGAATTTGCAGATAATGGACATTGGCCGTATCAAATTTATGTGCGGGAAGCAAGACGTATGATTGGAGAATTTGTAATGACAGAAAACGAAATTTTAGGAAAAAATAAAGTAACACAATCTATAGGAATGGGGTCTTACACGATGGATTCACATAATGCACAACGTTACATTACTAAAGAGGGTTATGTTCAAAATGAAGGTGATTTGGGGATTGATGCAGAAGAGCCCTACCAAATACATTTAGGAACAATACTTCCTAAAGAAGACGAGTGTAAAAATTTATTGGTTCCTGCGGCAGTTTCAAGTTCGCATATTGCTTTTGGTTCTATCAGAATGGAACCTGTTTTTATGATCTTAGGGCAGAGTGCAGGTACCTTAGCCGGTTTGGCTTTAGAAGATAAAAAGAGCCTTCATGATATTTCTTATGACACCTTACGTAAGGCATTACAGAAAGATGGTCAAGTCTTAGAATTTTCAACGCCTAAAGATTAA
- a CDS encoding GDSL-type esterase/lipase family protein, translated as MILFLWGTFSSTVQSQVINAGVSGNTSSNLLNRLEHDVLEQQPDVVIIMVGTNDMLNSKKMISYSTYEENLSTLIKAIKNRSSKVLLVAPPAVDSTYLFERHDRKFFRELPNVKLDTVRAVMMRLANEFSIDFVDIYQEFVNLHLPQHNEDLVIRNEKNSARKDGVHLTALGYKMLAQSIFTALESNDLLQKNQKIICFGDSLTFGAGLKKGGAVIGESYPAVLQKLILEHFELKK; from the coding sequence ATGATACTATTCTTATGGGGTACTTTTAGTTCAACAGTTCAAAGTCAAGTTATAAATGCAGGGGTTAGTGGTAACACTAGTTCCAATCTTTTAAATAGATTAGAACACGATGTACTTGAGCAACAACCAGATGTGGTTATCATTATGGTGGGTACTAATGATATGTTGAATTCTAAAAAAATGATATCCTATTCCACCTATGAAGAGAATTTAAGTACGCTGATAAAAGCGATAAAAAACAGAAGTTCAAAAGTACTTTTAGTAGCACCACCTGCAGTAGATAGTACCTATCTATTTGAAAGGCATGATAGAAAATTTTTTAGGGAACTACCGAATGTAAAATTAGATACCGTTCGCGCTGTGATGATGAGATTAGCAAATGAATTTAGTATTGATTTTGTAGACATATATCAAGAATTTGTGAACCTACATTTGCCACAACACAATGAAGATTTGGTGATCCGTAATGAAAAGAATAGTGCTCGAAAAGATGGTGTTCATTTAACGGCATTAGGATATAAAATGTTAGCACAATCAATTTTTACCGCTTTAGAAAGCAATGATTTGCTTCAGAAAAATCAGAAGATAATTTGCTTTGGAGATTCATTGACCTTTGGAGCAGGATTAAAAAAGGGAGGTGCCGTGATTGGAGAAAGTTATCCTGCAGTACTTCAAAAACTAATACTTGAACATTTCGAATTAAAAAAATAG
- a CDS encoding sulfatase-like hydrolase/transferase, with protein MNKMMFLYKLGLMVLLVTSFSCKEEKKTTIEKKPNFLFVLVDDQSPFDLQVYDGASILETPTINQLANEGTVFDGAYNMGSMNGAVCTPSRHMIMTGRTVWHLPPSAEFQENTAPNPLDEQTIGAIFNRAGYKTMRTCKVGNSYPGANKQFTVVHDATKRGGTEESGSAWHSKQVLDYLATREEEKETNPFFIYFGFSHPHDTRNGTPELLSKYGATNHTDKTTLPPANVKQPVLQDNYLAEHPFFHGHPELRDEERVSGVWKNRDEQTVRNELGREYACDENIDNQLQKVLAKLKETGELEHTYVIYTSDHGMSIGRHGLMGKQNLYEHTWRVPFMIKGPGITANKRVQGNIYLLDVLPTLCDLAGIEIPETVEGKSFVPVLKGEKETVRDVMYGVYAGGTKPGMRSVKKGDWKLIKYDVMDGAVRETQLFNLKANPNEFLPEHQKTGAMETDLAENPEYADKLAEMEQLLLEQMIENEDPYRLWNQTETPSSPSDK; from the coding sequence ATGAATAAAATGATGTTCCTGTATAAATTAGGATTGATGGTACTACTAGTTACAAGTTTCTCTTGTAAGGAAGAGAAAAAGACAACTATAGAGAAGAAACCTAATTTTTTATTTGTTCTTGTTGATGATCAATCCCCTTTTGATTTACAGGTGTATGACGGTGCTTCCATTCTGGAAACTCCAACCATAAACCAATTAGCAAATGAAGGGACTGTATTTGACGGAGCCTATAATATGGGCTCCATGAACGGAGCAGTTTGTACTCCTTCACGGCATATGATTATGACGGGCCGTACTGTATGGCATTTACCACCAAGTGCAGAATTTCAAGAAAATACAGCTCCTAATCCTTTAGATGAACAAACCATAGGCGCTATTTTTAATAGGGCTGGATATAAAACTATGAGAACCTGTAAGGTTGGTAACTCCTATCCCGGCGCAAATAAGCAATTTACCGTTGTTCATGATGCTACCAAAAGAGGTGGAACAGAGGAATCTGGTAGCGCTTGGCATTCTAAACAAGTACTTGATTATTTAGCAACTAGAGAAGAAGAGAAAGAAACGAATCCCTTTTTTATCTATTTCGGTTTCTCTCACCCACATGATACTAGAAATGGCACTCCAGAGCTTTTATCAAAATACGGTGCTACAAATCATACAGATAAAACCACATTACCACCAGCAAATGTAAAGCAGCCAGTTTTACAAGACAACTATCTTGCGGAACATCCTTTTTTTCATGGACACCCGGAATTGCGTGATGAAGAACGCGTAAGTGGCGTATGGAAAAATAGAGATGAACAGACGGTTAGAAATGAATTAGGCCGTGAGTATGCTTGTGATGAAAATATAGACAATCAATTACAAAAAGTACTTGCTAAGCTTAAAGAAACGGGCGAATTGGAGCATACCTATGTGATATATACGTCAGATCATGGAATGTCAATTGGGCGCCATGGATTAATGGGAAAGCAGAACTTATATGAGCATACCTGGCGCGTACCATTTATGATTAAAGGGCCTGGAATTACTGCAAATAAAAGAGTGCAGGGAAATATTTATTTGCTAGATGTATTGCCTACGTTATGTGATTTGGCAGGCATAGAAATTCCAGAAACAGTAGAAGGGAAAAGTTTTGTGCCTGTTCTAAAAGGGGAAAAGGAAACAGTACGTGATGTGATGTATGGCGTATATGCAGGAGGAACAAAACCGGGGATGCGAAGTGTAAAAAAAGGAGATTGGAAATTAATAAAGTATGATGTAATGGACGGTGCTGTGCGAGAAACACAACTGTTTAATTTAAAAGCAAATCCAAATGAATTCCTTCCAGAGCACCAAAAAACAGGAGCAATGGAAACAGATTTAGCGGAGAATCCTGAATATGCGGATAAATTGGCGGAGATGGAACAATTGCTACTGGAACAAATGATTGAGAATGAAGATCCATATCGTTTATGGAATCAAACAGAAACGCCAAGTAGTCCAAGCGATAAATAA
- a CDS encoding heparinase II/III family protein gives MIKNTLALVVFIFCASWSQAQIPLPKSQESGYPRLYVTQDEKKDLQKTLKKEAWANEVLAGIHKRIDTHVERHVDDPEWMVSRLQMYWKTKATNVYVNGVDYSHADGEAPVPTVRFTGSRNSATAYGKPALEDILPYMDDPRGLYLPNRTKEGNPFEWAEQSETGGIIISINREIMGLGKEAAFLYWLENDDAFAKFSFDLFDTYMMGMSYRSEPIDILNGHIQTLVGLTNFQVIHEGTLSDIAELYDFLHPYIEANYPEKVGMYDKTIKKWTDLVIKNGVPQNNWNLHQANIILKAAMVLQDNSNYEDKKGREYYINYILNVTSARQWSLIKFMDYGYDESNGVWNECPGYSIGVTKSLTNFIRDFDNTFDHNILPCTPVMEKAVKMLPQYIFPNGEIVAFGDSYYGPLDTEAMSDMIRIAQKNKDTKLEEEFTGLYRLFNDESKNSDKLRKPKAEIASFFASKPLVLNPKYGKGSMDDYITQTFYAPNVSWHVQRMGTGKDGMMVSLNGSLGNHMHANGINMELYGKGFVQGADPGKGANYLQPIYLEYYSQFPAHNTVMVDGTSSYTEMLSNHAFDLVGQYPKSEEKEGFYKAITYSDVFFLEPESRSDQSRLVSIIKTGESTGYYVDIFRSKKQRGGDKFHDYFYHNLGQSMQVSDANGNPLELLPSEEMGFAGGHLYAFDYMWDKKSVRTNKDYQAEWKIDMPEGEDDVFMNLWMKGTEGREVFTIKSPPNKAFKYNKKIPYDVSEAPYLTLAARQHGEAWNKPFVSVYEPFTSSEGKSVATISGFEDEHGSTDFVGLHVVHKSGREDFVFSSTENKIAKYKETVTDATYALVGQEKNKDIILFLGNGTELTAKGFEIATNKKGNVVLEIKAGKLFLNNEVPVTIIHDKKEKQFAVGAYRSVQLD, from the coding sequence ATGATTAAAAATACACTAGCATTAGTAGTCTTTATTTTTTGCGCGAGCTGGTCTCAAGCACAGATTCCGCTTCCTAAAAGTCAAGAATCAGGATATCCTCGTCTGTATGTCACACAAGATGAAAAAAAGGATTTGCAAAAGACCCTAAAGAAAGAAGCCTGGGCCAATGAGGTGTTAGCAGGAATTCATAAACGAATAGATACCCATGTAGAACGCCATGTTGATGATCCAGAATGGATGGTTTCCCGTTTGCAAATGTATTGGAAAACAAAAGCAACCAATGTTTACGTTAATGGGGTAGATTATTCTCATGCAGATGGGGAAGCTCCTGTGCCTACAGTACGGTTTACGGGATCTCGAAATTCTGCTACCGCTTATGGTAAACCCGCTCTTGAAGATATTTTGCCTTATATGGATGATCCGCGTGGGTTATACCTACCAAACCGAACTAAAGAAGGTAATCCTTTTGAGTGGGCAGAGCAATCGGAGACTGGTGGTATAATTATTTCAATTAATAGAGAGATAATGGGCTTAGGTAAAGAAGCTGCTTTTCTGTATTGGTTAGAGAATGATGATGCGTTTGCTAAGTTTTCTTTTGATTTGTTTGATACCTATATGATGGGTATGTCTTACAGAAGCGAACCCATTGATATCTTAAATGGCCACATTCAAACCCTTGTGGGACTCACAAATTTTCAAGTAATACACGAAGGTACTTTGAGTGATATAGCTGAACTCTATGATTTTTTACACCCTTATATCGAAGCAAATTACCCTGAAAAGGTTGGTATGTATGATAAGACCATTAAAAAGTGGACAGATTTGGTAATTAAAAATGGCGTACCTCAAAATAATTGGAACCTTCATCAAGCAAATATCATTTTAAAAGCAGCGATGGTGCTGCAAGATAATAGCAATTATGAAGACAAAAAAGGACGCGAATACTACATCAATTATATATTGAATGTTACTTCTGCAAGACAATGGTCTTTAATCAAATTTATGGACTACGGTTATGATGAAAGTAATGGTGTTTGGAATGAATGTCCCGGATACTCTATAGGGGTAACAAAAAGTCTTACCAATTTTATTAGAGATTTTGACAATACTTTTGATCATAACATACTACCATGTACTCCTGTAATGGAAAAAGCTGTAAAAATGTTGCCACAATATATATTCCCAAATGGTGAAATTGTTGCTTTTGGAGATAGCTATTATGGTCCACTAGATACAGAAGCTATGAGTGATATGATTCGTATTGCTCAAAAAAATAAGGACACGAAACTAGAGGAAGAATTTACAGGCTTGTATCGCTTGTTTAATGATGAATCAAAAAATTCAGACAAATTAAGAAAGCCTAAGGCCGAAATCGCTTCGTTTTTTGCGAGTAAACCTCTGGTATTGAATCCAAAGTATGGTAAAGGAAGTATGGACGATTACATAACTCAAACTTTTTATGCTCCTAATGTCAGTTGGCATGTACAACGTATGGGAACAGGTAAAGATGGGATGATGGTATCGTTAAACGGATCATTAGGAAACCATATGCATGCCAATGGCATTAATATGGAATTGTACGGAAAAGGATTTGTGCAAGGAGCAGATCCAGGCAAGGGTGCAAATTATCTTCAACCTATTTATTTAGAATATTACTCACAGTTTCCTGCTCATAATACCGTGATGGTAGATGGTACCTCTTCATATACCGAAATGTTGAGTAACCATGCCTTTGATTTAGTGGGGCAGTATCCAAAATCAGAAGAAAAAGAAGGGTTTTATAAAGCTATTACGTATTCTGATGTATTCTTTTTAGAGCCAGAAAGCCGTAGTGATCAAAGCAGATTGGTGAGTATTATCAAAACCGGAGAAAGTACAGGGTATTATGTAGATATTTTTCGTTCTAAAAAACAACGTGGTGGCGATAAGTTTCATGATTATTTCTATCATAATCTAGGACAAAGTATGCAAGTGAGTGATGCCAATGGGAACCCATTGGAATTATTGCCAAGTGAAGAAATGGGTTTTGCTGGAGGTCATTTGTATGCCTTTGATTATATGTGGGATAAAAAATCTGTTCGCACGAATAAGGATTATCAGGCAGAATGGAAAATAGACATGCCTGAGGGTGAAGACGATGTTTTTATGAACCTTTGGATGAAAGGTACCGAAGGGCGTGAAGTATTTACTATCAAATCGCCTCCTAATAAAGCATTTAAATACAATAAAAAAATACCGTATGATGTTAGTGAGGCACCTTATTTGACCCTTGCAGCTAGGCAACATGGCGAGGCATGGAACAAGCCTTTTGTATCGGTTTATGAACCATTCACATCTAGTGAAGGAAAAAGTGTTGCTACTATTTCAGGTTTTGAAGATGAACATGGGAGCACAGATTTTGTAGGCCTTCATGTAGTGCATAAATCGGGAAGAGAAGATTTTGTTTTTTCGTCAACAGAAAATAAAATAGCAAAATATAAAGAGACAGTTACTGATGCAACCTACGCTTTGGTTGGTCAAGAAAAAAATAAGGATATCATCTTATTTTTAGGAAACGGAACAGAACTTACCGCTAAGGGTTTTGAGATAGCAACAAATAAAAAGGGGAATGTAGTACTTGAAATTAAAGCAGGAAAATTGTTTTTAAACAATGAAGTTCCAGTAACCATAATACATGATAAAAAGGAAAAGCAATTTGCTGTTGGAGCATATCGGTCTGTGCAATTAGATTAA